Proteins from a genomic interval of Arachis hypogaea cultivar Tifrunner chromosome 10, arahy.Tifrunner.gnm2.J5K5, whole genome shotgun sequence:
- the LOC112715002 gene encoding octanoyltransferase LIP2p, chloroplastic isoform X2 yields the protein MNLLNTVPSSAPPCPSLPLRTHSNLSKSLQFPYPKPSKFTSYGARLCELFDLHQEQVPYEVAWSWQKDIVKEKKAQLENEGDCSDTLIVLQHPSVYTLGTASTKDNLNFNINNAPFNVYHTERGGEVTYHGPGQLVLYPIINLRRHKMDLHWYLRTLEELVIRVLSLTFSIQASRVEGLTGVWVGNEKVAAVGIRVSHWITYHGLALNVTTDLTPFKWIIPCGIRNREVGSIKGLLLREAQSSNMAANGTNDLHSIMHDDGGLIGITRNSLIEEFSKVFQLEYRHRTISVPMLYERNQSDIVTETQQS from the exons ATGAATTTGTTGAATACAGTCCCTTCATCAGCGCCTCCATGCCCTTCTCTACCTTTGCGCACCCACTCCAACCTGTCCAAGTCACTCCAATTCCCATATCCGAAACCATCCAAATTCACATCTTACGGAGCAAGGCT CTGCGAGCTCTTTGATTTGCACCAAGAGCAAGTCCCTTATGAAGTGGCATGGTCTTGGCAGAAAGACATTGTGAAGGAAAAGAAGGCTCAGCTTGAGAACGAAGGAGATTGCAGTGACACCCTTATTGTTCTGCAGCACCCTTCCGTGTATACATTGGGTACTGCCAGTACCAAGGACAACCTAAATTTCAACATCAACAATGCACCCTTTAATGTTTATCATACTGAGCGAGGTGGTGAAGTTACATACCATGGTCCTGGCCAGCTAGTTCTGTACCCTATTATCAATCTAAGAAGACACAAGATGGATCTACATTGGTACCTCAGGACACTGGAAGAGCTTGTCATTCGTGTTCTTTCTTTGACATTTTCCATTCAAGCTTCTCGAGTGGAAGGTTTAACCGGTGTCTGGGTTG GAAACGAGAAAGTTGCAGCTGTAGGTATAAGAGTGTCTCATTGGATAACATACCATGGCTTAGCACTTAATGTCACAACAGATTTGACTCCCTTCAAATGGATCATCCCATGTGGCATACGCAACCGCGAGGTTGGAAGCATTAAAGGGTTGTTACTGAGAGAAGCTCAATCATCAAATATGGCTGCTAATGGAACAAATGATCTGCATTCTATTATGCATGATGATGGCGGTCTAATTGGTATTACTCGCAACTCCTTGATTGAAGAGTTTTCAAAAGTGTTTCAGCTTGAGTACCGTCACAGAACTATTTCTGTACCTATGTTGTATGAAAGGAATCAAAGTGATATTGTTACTGAAACACAGCAAAGTTGA
- the LOC112715002 gene encoding octanoyltransferase LIP2p, chloroplastic isoform X1, whose amino-acid sequence MNLLNTVPSSAPPCPSLPLRTHSNLSKSLQFPYPKPSKFTSYGARLKLRSCELFDLHQEQVPYEVAWSWQKDIVKEKKAQLENEGDCSDTLIVLQHPSVYTLGTASTKDNLNFNINNAPFNVYHTERGGEVTYHGPGQLVLYPIINLRRHKMDLHWYLRTLEELVIRVLSLTFSIQASRVEGLTGVWVGNEKVAAVGIRVSHWITYHGLALNVTTDLTPFKWIIPCGIRNREVGSIKGLLLREAQSSNMAANGTNDLHSIMHDDGGLIGITRNSLIEEFSKVFQLEYRHRTISVPMLYERNQSDIVTETQQS is encoded by the exons ATGAATTTGTTGAATACAGTCCCTTCATCAGCGCCTCCATGCCCTTCTCTACCTTTGCGCACCCACTCCAACCTGTCCAAGTCACTCCAATTCCCATATCCGAAACCATCCAAATTCACATCTTACGGAGCAAGGCT GAAATTGCGCAGCTGCGAGCTCTTTGATTTGCACCAAGAGCAAGTCCCTTATGAAGTGGCATGGTCTTGGCAGAAAGACATTGTGAAGGAAAAGAAGGCTCAGCTTGAGAACGAAGGAGATTGCAGTGACACCCTTATTGTTCTGCAGCACCCTTCCGTGTATACATTGGGTACTGCCAGTACCAAGGACAACCTAAATTTCAACATCAACAATGCACCCTTTAATGTTTATCATACTGAGCGAGGTGGTGAAGTTACATACCATGGTCCTGGCCAGCTAGTTCTGTACCCTATTATCAATCTAAGAAGACACAAGATGGATCTACATTGGTACCTCAGGACACTGGAAGAGCTTGTCATTCGTGTTCTTTCTTTGACATTTTCCATTCAAGCTTCTCGAGTGGAAGGTTTAACCGGTGTCTGGGTTG GAAACGAGAAAGTTGCAGCTGTAGGTATAAGAGTGTCTCATTGGATAACATACCATGGCTTAGCACTTAATGTCACAACAGATTTGACTCCCTTCAAATGGATCATCCCATGTGGCATACGCAACCGCGAGGTTGGAAGCATTAAAGGGTTGTTACTGAGAGAAGCTCAATCATCAAATATGGCTGCTAATGGAACAAATGATCTGCATTCTATTATGCATGATGATGGCGGTCTAATTGGTATTACTCGCAACTCCTTGATTGAAGAGTTTTCAAAAGTGTTTCAGCTTGAGTACCGTCACAGAACTATTTCTGTACCTATGTTGTATGAAAGGAATCAAAGTGATATTGTTACTGAAACACAGCAAAGTTGA
- the LOC140175561 gene encoding uncharacterized protein, whose amino-acid sequence MEGMVALLKTSPVQVGDDVDDSIVYFHRLFWTFSPCVEAFQHCKPLSRGGGNADSWSFFLTNLRQHVTPQQGIQVISDRHNGIKAALENPNSGWLPPHAYRAFCIWHVAANFALSFKDTDAKRLLVNAAYVKTEVEFHYWFDIMRTENPGTRNLPVTALVKSTYGRLAELFVIRGQTAEAQLASGAKFCQSFMNAMEPNLKDSRCFTVTLFDRHQSEYTIAETTLTGSFSLGTDRVFLQDHTCDFGYFQALHYPCCHAIACCAQSRLDWSIYVDEVYTMQKVFRVCQMGFVLPIPEGLWPPYDGLTVIPDPSLRRCRDGRPRYTRIWNNIDEADPNRPKRCGLCRQPGHTRRSCP is encoded by the exons ATGGAGGGGATGGTTGCCTTGCTGAAGACGTCTCCGGTTCAAGTCGGTGATGATGTCGATGACTCAATCGTGTACTTTCATCGTCTTTTTTGGACATTTTCTCCTTGTGTTGAAGCTTTCCAACACTGCAAGCCATTG TCTCGTGGAGGGGGAAATGCCGACTCGTGGTCTTTCTTTCTGACCAACCTGAGGCAACATGTGACTCCACAACAGGGGATACAAGTCATCTCAGATAGGCACAACGGCATCAAGGCTGCACTAGAGAACCCTAACAGTGGGTGGTTACCCCCGCATGCGTACCGAGCATTTTGTATTTGGCATGTTGCAGCTAACTTCGCACTCAGTTTCAAGGACACGGATGCAAAGCGTTTGCTTGTGAACGCTGCTTATGTGAAGACTGAGGTAGAGTTTCACTATTGGTTTGATATAATGCGGACTGAGAATCCG GGTACACGGAATCTTCCGGTTACCGCCCTAGTGAAGTCCACATATGGTCGGCTAGCGGAGTTGTTTGTGATTCGTGGTCAGACGGCAGAGGCTCAATTGGCCAGCGGTGCCAAGTTCTGCCAGTCTTTTATGAATGCGATGGAGCCCAACTTGAAAGACTCCAGATGCTTCACTGTCACCCTATTCGATAGACACCAGTCTGAGTACACCATTGCCGAGACGACACTGACCGGGAGCTTTTCACTTGGGACGGACCGAGTTTTCCTTCAGGATCATACATGCGACTTTGGATACTTTCAGGCTCTCCATTATCCATGTTGCCATGCGATTGCATGTTGTGCCCAGTCACGGCTTGACTGGTCTATCTATGTCGACGAGGTCTACACCATGCAGAAGGTGTTCAGGGTGTGCCAGATGGGTTTTGTGCTGCCAATACCGGAGGGACTTTGGCCACCTTATGATGGTCTGACCGTTATTCCGGACCCCAGCTTGAGACGTTGTCGTGATGGGCGACCGAGGTATACCAGAATCTGGAACAACATAGATGAGGCCGACCCTAACCGACCGAAGCGATGCGGGCTCTGCAGACAACCTGGGCACACGCGTAGATCTTGCCCCTAG